Genomic DNA from Chiloscyllium punctatum isolate Juve2018m unplaced genomic scaffold, sChiPun1.3 scaffold_856, whole genome shotgun sequence:
aacactccctctacactgtcccccaccaatcacaccgggacagggacagcacggggcgaGAGATACAggaacactccctctacactgtcccccccccacccatcacACCGGGAAAGGGACAGCACGGGGCGAGAGATACAGGaacactccctcgacactgtcccccccaccccccatcacaccgggacagggacagcacggggcgagagacacaggaacactccttctacactgtcccaccacccccccccccccccatcacaccgggacagggagggcacggggtgagacacacaggaacactccctctacactgtcccccccaccaccccctcccccaaaacaccgggacagggacagcacggggcgagagacacaggaacactccctcgacactgtccccccccccgcgCCACATCacaccaggacagggacagcacggggcgagagacacaggaacactccctctacactgtcccccaccccatcacaccgggacagggacagcacggggcgagagacacaggaacactccctcgacactgtccccccaccccatcacaccgggacagggacagcacggggcgaGAGATACAggaacactccctctacactgtccccccccccccccaccccctcccccaaaacaccgggacagggacagcacggggcgagagacacaggaacactccctcgacactgtcccccacccccatcacaccgggacagggaggGCACGGGGTGAGAGACACAggaacactccctctacactgtcccccccaccccccaggacagggacagggacagcacggggcgagagacacaggaacactccctctacactgtccccccccacccatcacaccgggacagggacagcacggggtgagaGATACAggaacactccctctacactgtcccccaccccatcacaccgggacagggacaggacggggtgagagacacaggaacactccctctacactgtccccccccccaccccctcccccaaaacaccgggacagggacagcacggggtgagagacacaggaacactccctctacactgtcccctccaccccccatcacaccgggacagggacagcacggggtgagagacacaggaacactccctctacactgtccccccatcacaccgggacagggagggcatggggtgagagacacaggaacactccctctacactgtcccccccacccccccccatcacaccgagacagggaggGCACGGGGTGAGACACACAGGAACACTCCGTCTACACTgtcgtcccccccaccccccatcacaccaagacagggacagcacggggttagatacagagtaaagcttcctctacactgtcccccatcaaacactcccagggacagggacagcacggggttagatacagagtaaagctcactctacactgtccctccatcaaacactcccagggacggggacagcatggggttagatacagagtaaagctccctctacactgtcccccatcaaacactcccagggacagggacagcacggggttagatacagagtaaagctccctctacactgtcccccatcaaacactcccagggacagggacagcacggggttagatacagagtaaagctgcctctacactgtcccccatcaaactcccagggacagggacaggacggggttagatacagagtaaagctccctctacactgtcccccccccatcaaaccctcccagggacagggacagcacggggttagatccaGTAGCTTGTTGCATGATGCAGTGACACTGCCCTCCGGAGGGGGCTGAGGGAATTACCTGCCATACTTTTCTGCAGAGCTGTGTTCTCAGCCTGGAGCCTGAGCAGCTCCCCATCGAGTGGGCTTGTTGGGGACGCTGTGTCAGCCGCCGGGCAGCTCTCCTTCAACCGTTTATTCTCTACCTCAAGCTCCTCGATCTGGGAGCAAAGCTGAAgtggaggagagacagacagagggagcgaGTCAGGCACCCACCCGCCATTAACACCTATTTCACAACCCTAGCACTCCCTTACCATCGTTCACCCTCCATTTGACACTtcctgagtcatacagcacagaaacagactattcggcccaacccgtccgtgccgacccAGTTATcataacctaatccagtccctgtttgccagcacttgtaccagcccccaccactccctctggcagctcggtgcacacacgcaccaccctctgggggaaaacgttacccctcaggtccccttcccctctcaccttaaacgtatctccctctagttctggacccgcccaccccaggggggaaaagaccttgtctatttaccctatccatgccccccatgattttataaccctctagttctggactccccccaccccagggggaaaagaccttgtctatttaccctatcccccccccccatgattttataaccctctagttctgggctccccccaccccaggggggaaagaccttgtctatttaccctatccatgtcccccccccccatgattttataaccctctagttctgggctccccccaccccaggggggaaaagaccttgtctatttaccctatccatgcccccccccaatgattttataaacctctatcaggtcacccctcagcctctgacgctccggggaaaacagcccccgtcCTATCCAACCTCCCCCCTGTAGGCTCAAACTCTCCTCGTGACAGGGGATGTGGGATAGAGGGGGGCAAAGCCACCCACCTTGGAGAGTTCCTGCATCAGTGTGGTGTTCTGCAGGCGAAAGTCATCCTCTTGGCTGTgcagttttccttggagcatctcGTTCTCACTTAGCAGGGCATCCACttcctggtgggggggggggggtggtgaattaaaacaaaattgaTCGCAGTGGGGGGGGAGGCTCCTAGCTGGTTCAGCGAGGTGGTAGCAGTTCAGCagaccttcccccccccactcccccagtaCCATCGCGAACACCCGGCTGACGTTCCGAGGTCCTGAGTTTGAGTCCCGCGGTGGAATCCGAACCCGCCAGCATTTCGGATTACAGTGACGACCAGGGGAGAGTCGCAAAGACCCGCCTGGACGCCCCTCAAGGAAGGAACCTGCCGCCCTTACCCACAGCAACGCAACTGAcccttaaactgccctctgggtaatcaACGCTGGGCCCGGCCAGCGATGCTCTCGACCCGTCAGCGaacaaaaatgtttttatttcttcCCCTCTTCGCGGACGTTGGCGACCGTTCCGGGGATAGCTGGGGggctggggggcgggggggggggacatgAGCGCTTGCACGCCGATGGATACCAACCTGATCACGGCCGCTCTGAGCGCCACTGCAAGACAGACGACCCGCGGCACGGGAAGGGGGCAGGGGCTGGTACCCTCCAAGCCCACGCGTCCCGCTAGCCCAGACGGTAGCGCAGAGAGGGAACCGCATGGCATTTCCAGGTCCCCTCCCACAGTGCGCCGCACCTCAGGcaactgggggggggggcagggaaaGAGGTCAACATATACACGGGAGCGACCGATACTTGACGCTGTACGGTCGCAAGGGAGCTACGGGCAGAGGCTAGAGAGCAGCCCCGGTGGATGATGGGAAGGGTTAGACATCAGGAGCGGACATAGGGACACCTCACCTGGGCTTTCTTGCTTTTAGTGACAgcctgaggggagagagagagagagaaattaaacAACGTTAATACACATGGTACAGGagctggccattcggcccctctgcTGTATCGCCATaaatccatcaaacactcccagggacagggacagcacagggttagatacagagtaaagctccctctacactgtccctccccatcaaacactcccagggacagcggGTGagatagagtaaagctccctctacactgtcccccccatcaaacactcccagggacaggggcagcacggggttagatacagagtaaagctccctctacactgtcccccccatcaaacactcccagggacaggggcagcacggggttagatacagagtaaagctccctctacactgtccccccccatcaaacactcccatcagggacagcacgggttagatgcagagtaaagccccatctacactgtccccccatcaaacactcccagaacagagacagcacggggttagatacagagtaaagctccctctacactgtcccccatcaaacactccctgggacagggacagcacggggttagatacagagtaaagctccctctacactgtcccccccatcaaacactcccagggacagggacagcacggggttagatacagagtaaagctccctctacactgtccccccatcaaacactcccagggacagcacggggttatatacagagtaaagctgcctctacactgtcccccatcaaaccctcccagggacagggacagcacggggttagatacagagtaaagctccctctacactgtcccctgtcaaacactcccagggacagggacagcacggggttagatacagagtaaagccccatctacactgtccccccatcaaacactcccagggacagggacagcacggggttagatacagagtaaagctacctctacactgtcccctgtcaaacactcccaggacagggacagcacggggttagatacagagtaaagctccctctacactgtccccccatcaaacactcccagggacagcacggggttatatacagagtaaagctgcctccacactgtcccccatcaaaccctcccagggacagggacagcacggggttagatacagagtaaagctccctctacactgtccccccccccccccacccatcaaatcctcccaggacaggggcatTTGGATCAAAAAGCTCCCAGATGGAAACAGTAATCCATGAGGAGATGGCGAGGTAGCCGGGAGAAGGGATTTCCTTTGGGTATTGTAGCCGTTTCCCTGCCCTCCAAACTGTCCCCATGTGCTCTGGGCTCCTCCTGGTCTACACTCAAACAGAAGGCCCCCCCGATGTGACGGTGCCAGGCCAGGTCTTTGTGGGTAACACCGGGCCGGGCTGTGGCTGTGGCTGTGGCTACACCCACCTTCTGTGCCTTCACCAGATCCCTTTCCACGGTGCTGTACTTCTGCCGCAGTGAGCTCAGCTCTACAAcatgggggagaaagagaggaggttACCGTTGGGCGACTGacaccccatcccctcccctcccccggcCCGACACCCCCTCACGCCCCCTCACCCGTCCcgacaccccctcacaccccctcccccgtcccgacaccccctcacaccccctcccccgtcccgacaccccctcccccgtcccgacaccccctcacaccccctcccccgtcccgacaccccctcacaccccctcccccgtcctgacaccccctcccccgtcccgacaccccctcccgacaccccctcacaccccctcccccgtcccgacaccccctcacaccccctcccccgtcccgacaccccctcccccgTCCCGACACCCCCTCACGCCCCCTCACCCGTCCcgacaccccctcacaccccctcccccgtcccgacaccccctcacaccccctcccccgtcccgacaccccctcccccgtcccgacaccccctcacaccccctcccccgtcccgacaccccctcacaccccctcccccgtcccgacaccccctcccccgtcccgacaccccctcacaccccctcccccgtcccgacaccccctcacaccccctcccccgtcccgacaccccctcacaccccctcccccgtCCCGACACCCCCTCACGCCCCCTCCCCCGTCCcgacaccccctcacaccccctcccccgtcccgacaccccctcccccgtcccgacaccccctcccgacaccccctcacaccccctcccccgtcccgacaccccctcacaccccctcccccgtcccgacaccccctcccccgtcccgacaccccctcacaccccctcccccgtcccgacaccccctcacaccccctcccccgtcccgacgccccctcccccgtcccgacaccccctcacaccccctcccccgtcccgacaccccctcacaccccctcccccgtcccgacaccccctcccccgtcccgacgccccctcccccgtcccgacaccccctcacaccccctcccccgtcccgacaccccctcacaccccctcccccgtcccgacaccccctcacaccccctcccccgtcccgacaccccctcccccgtcccgacaccccctcacaccccctcccccgtcccgacaccccctcccccgtcccgacaccccctcacaccccctcccccgtcccgacgccccctcacacccccctcccccgtcccgacgccccctcccccgtcccgacaccccctcacaccccctcccccgtcccgacgccccctcacacc
This window encodes:
- the LOC140474143 gene encoding GRIP1-associated protein 1-like, whose protein sequence is MAQALSEDEFQRMQAQLLELRTQNYQLSDQVRKQSAELSSLRQKYSTVERDLVKAQKAVTKSKKAQEVDALLSENEMLQGKLHSQEDDFRLQNTTLMQELSKLCSQIEELEVENKRLKESCPAADTASPTSPLDGELLRLQAENTALQKSMAALQQRYEAEIRALREPKERCDNGQEVDGQLKDPDAQLKEEAEQGPVKDSLESNQPLLEKLEQ